The genomic DNA AGACGCTCGCCCAGGGATTCGGAGGTGATCCGGCACGCCTGTTCCGTCATCGCGCGGATCGGGCGGAGCATCCACCCCGCCATGACGTATCCCCCCAGCGCCGCCAGCATCGCGACCACGGGCACTGCCAGGGCAAACCCCATCAGGATCTCCCGCAGGGTGCGGCGCAGTCCCGATTCGTCGCGGAACACCCGGAGAAGTACTTCGCGTCCCCCAATCCGGGCTGGCTGCTCCAGTGCACGTGCCGAGCTTCCCGTGTCCAGCGGGAGGGTGTGGAACTGCCGCGCCTGGTCCGCCGGCGGCCGTCCGGAGATCCCGCCGCGGGCCGGCCAGTGGCGCAGCAGCAGCCCCCCGCCCGCCCAGACGTCGAACCAAGTGTCCGCATAGCCCGGACTATCCGGGGAGGCCGGACTATCCCTTTTCCATCGGATGCCCCCCGCAGCGTCCGCCTCCAGGTGCGCCTCGATGAGGTTCCAGTCAATTCCGAGCTGGCGGTCCAACTCGACGTGCAGCCGGTGCCCGATCCGCCAGTAGACCGCCGGCGCCAACCCCAGAAGGATCCCGCTCGCGACCGCGGTGAACCACACAGCTAGCCGGAACTGGAGGGATTGGCGCCGCCACCAGGATCTCATGGCTGCAGTTCCTCCCGCAGCATGAAGCCGACGCCGCGCACCGTCTGGATCAGCCGCGAGCGACGCCCCTCATCCAGCTTCTTACGCAGATGCGCCAGATGCACGTCCATGACGTTATCGAGCGGAGTAGCCCGATTGGGATCGCGCCACACCTGCTCGGCGAGCATCTGCCGGGTGACGACCTGGCCCTCGTGCCGCGCCAAGCAGACCAGCACATCGAATTCGCGCGGCGTCAGCATCATCTCCTGTCCTGAGCGCCAGACTCGGCGTGCTGGGATTTCCAGCACCAAATCCCCGACCTGCCGCCGCAGCACCTCATCCGGAGTGCTGCGCCGAAGCAGCGCTCGAATGCGGGCCAGCAGTTCAGCAAAGGCGAACGGCTTCACCAAGTAGTCATCCGCGCCGCCATCCAGGCCCACGACCCGGTCCTCGACGGCATCCCGGGCCGTCAGCAACAGCACCGGAGGCCTTGGATTCCTGCCACGCAGTGCGTTGAGAATTTCAAGGCCGTCCCGTCCCGGCAACATCCAGTCCAGCACCACCAGGTCGAATCCCCCGGCGTCCAATTGAACCCATCCATCGTCGCCTGTCCCGGCAACGGCGGTCTCATGGCCCTCCGCCTCCAAGCCACGGACAATGGCCTGGGCCGTCTTCGCGTCATCCTCAATGACCAGGATCTTCACCGGTTCGAGACTCGCGACGCCGCCGGGTTTGGCCAAGCGCGTGCTGCCCAGCGCAGCAAACGACGTTGGTCGAGCAGCGCCTTTGCAACATTGCCTTCCCGCCAGCCGGGCAACTCCGCGTTCCAATGCCACAAGTTTGAAGGCAATCCCGGGCGCTTGAATCGCAATCCGCCGCTTGGCGCGCCGGCAGGATTGGCCCAGATTCGCGGCGATGAAACTGCGAATTGGTGCGGCTCTTGCCGCCGCTCTGTCCGGATCGGCCGCCCTGGCGGCCACCAACGGGTTCTACGTCCCCAGCTTTCGGGGGGAGCCCGGGTCCCGGGCGGGATACTGGGAGTCCTTCACCGTCGCCGTCGGCGCGCCGGGAAATCTCGCCGAGTTCGGCAACGACACCACCTCGGTCCTCGTCCAGTCCGCCCCGGGAGCCATCGTCCTTGGTTCCGGCAACATCTACAACCTGGCCGGGGTCAGCGATTTCACCCTCTCCTATTCGGGGGGCGGCCCCGTCGGTGCCGTCGTGCTGCAGGTCCGGACCTCCGGCACGGAACTGGATTATGGCGCCGTTTCGCTCAACTACGGCTCCGGAAGCCTGTCGGCGACCCGCGTTGAGCTGGACCGTTCGGCATTCGGAACCCCCGGGGTTCCGGGCCCCCAGGGATTCAACGTCTCCTCGGCGTGGGAATGGAACCTCGCCCCGCTGAACGTTTCCACCTACACGATCCAGTTCTCGGCCGCGGAGGACAGCCTGAGCCTCGATTCCCTGACGCTCGATACCCAGGTGGTTCCCGAGCCGGAAACCCTGGCCCTCGCAGCCCTCGGTTTGGGCGCGCTGATGCTGACTCGTTGGCGGCGGATTCGCGGTTCCATCACCGCTTAGGCGACCCGGACCGTGGCCGCCGGGCCGGGTTGTTCCACCCGGATCCGGGGCCATCGCGCATGGATTTGCGCCGCAAACCACGCGCGCGCCGGGGCGTCGCCGTGTCCCAGGATCACGGTGTGAGGATTCACCTGGCCGACAAACTCCAGCAGGTCCTCGCGATGCGCATGGGCGGTCAGATCGAACTCCTCGAGACGACACCGGCGGGTCAGCTCCCCGCCCGAGGCGCTGAAAAGGAATGGTTCCCCTTCCGGGGCGGCACGCAGACGGCCCGCCGGTGATGCCGGATCGGCATAGCCTACGAAGAAGATTCCGTTCCGCGCGTCGCCCGCCATCCGCAGCGTGAGATCATGCGCCCCGGTGTTTTCGCTCATCATTCCGGCGGTCATGACGAAGAGGCGTCCGGATCCGAGCCGTCCCGAGGCCACCTCGCGGGGATTCATGACCGTCAGGTTCAGGGCCTCGGTCAGACGGAGGTTGCTGTGAGACCGGTGGGTCCGGTGGGCCTGCAGGTCGTAGATTTCGGTGAAGACCCTTCCCAATCCGCCGATGTGGACCGGACGCGGTCGGAGCCGGCCGGTGCGCATCCAG from Verrucomicrobiia bacterium includes the following:
- a CDS encoding response regulator transcription factor, yielding MKILVIEDDAKTAQAIVRGLEAEGHETAVAGTGDDGWVQLDAGGFDLVVLDWMLPGRDGLEILNALRGRNPRPPVLLLTARDAVEDRVVGLDGGADDYLVKPFAFAELLARIRALLRRSTPDEVLRRQVGDLVLEIPARRVWRSGQEMMLTPREFDVLVCLARHEGQVVTRQMLAEQVWRDPNRATPLDNVMDVHLAHLRKKLDEGRRSRLIQTVRGVGFMLREELQP
- a CDS encoding PEP-CTERM sorting domain-containing protein; this encodes MKLRIGAALAAALSGSAALAATNGFYVPSFRGEPGSRAGYWESFTVAVGAPGNLAEFGNDTTSVLVQSAPGAIVLGSGNIYNLAGVSDFTLSYSGGGPVGAVVLQVRTSGTELDYGAVSLNYGSGSLSATRVELDRSAFGTPGVPGPQGFNVSSAWEWNLAPLNVSTYTIQFSAAEDSLSLDSLTLDTQVVPEPETLALAALGLGALMLTRWRRIRGSITA